The region GATAAAATAAATTCATTTAGACTTAGTTTATATATATCAAAAGTAAAAAAAGAGAGTACAATCATTAAATAGATGTACTCTCTTTTTTTATTTTAAATTTTTTAATGTTTAACTATTATTGAACTTGAGAAATAGAATAACTAACGCTTCCTGAAAAATCATTATCTGCTATTGGAACTCGAATATTTACTCCACCTATAACAGTATAAAAACCAACATTAACAACACCACTAAATTCTTGTCGTATACCAGTATCCGAAAGAACCTTTGCACTTGATGAAATTTTTTTTACTTGATATGCACCTGGATTTAAATGAACCACACCTGCATCATCAACTCCTGTAAAACGCCAATTTCTTGTAGGATCAGGCTCACCAGGTAGAGGTTGATATTCAAACTCATAAGATGCAGAAACAGCTTTTTTTAACCTAAAATCTTTTTCACCCATATGGTCATCAGTTCTAGATAGTGTTTTCACACCACCAGCTGTTTTCCAAGTACTTAAAGGTGCTATAAGATCAATAGATTCATCTAAAGCAACAGATGAAGGAATTTCAAAAGTTACATAAACTTCTTCAAAATGCAATGGTTTAGAATTTTCTTCAAGAGTTTTAATAATAAGATTTTCTAATTCATCTTTTGTTAAATTTCTTACTATGTCTTTTTCTGATAAAGATTCATCAACAATAACTGGTTCAAAGTTATACTTAGTAGCTAATTCCATAAGTTCGTCAAAAGTAACTTCATGATTTTCATTTGCGAATGATGCTGTTGACATAGAAAAAACTAATGCTAGTCCCAATAAAATTGTAAAAAACTTTTTCATAAAAACACTCCCTTTCCTAATTCCAATTTTATCTAATTGTTTTAAAAATATACAATACATATAAAGTATACCATAAAATGTTTTTTCTGTAAACTATTTTCCAAATTTTTTCAAAATTATAACAAAATTATATAATATATAATAAAAAAGTTTAATATGACATTACATTCATGTTGAAATAACTTTTTGAATATAAATACACTCTTTTTATTAAAAAACAGCACCTATGTAAAATAATAAAATTAAAAATAATGAATAAAACAGAACACATAAATACTTACGATTTATAAAAAAAGGAACTATTTTTGAGAAATAGCTCCTTTTTTTAATTCAAAATTAGATTATTTAAAAACATTTTTTTATTTATTTATGTCTTCGTATTTTTTTTAGTAAACTCATAAAAAATATTTTAAACTTTTCACCAATATAATTTGCAATTTTCATCCAAAAATTTATGAACACAATAAGAATAATAAGTGTAACTAACATTCCCCAAACAAAATTAATATAATCCATAATCTCCTCCTTCATATAAAAACACTACTCTTCGTTTTAAAACACCAATCCCCCACAGATCATATTATGGTCAATATAACATTGATTGTGATAGATTAGCAAGTTTTATATTTGCTAGCTTTTATTCTATATAGAAGAATGAAAGTAAAAGATCATGAAGATAAATTTATTTTTTAAATAACTTAGTCCAAATAGACTTTTTTTCTTTCCTATAATTTTCTATATAATGGATTAGTTCTTGATTTTCTGCTTTAATCTGCTCTCTAATCCGTTGCCCCTGCTCTTCTAATTTTTTATCCAGGATAATATCAAATTCTTCTTTAAGTGAATTAACTTTCTTAGTCATGGTATCATCAATATTTTTAATTAATTGTTGTTGAAAAAGGTCTATGCTATATAGATTAAAATTATTTTCTTCTATCACTTCTGGTACTTCATGAGCTACATCTTCCTTAGCTAATATTTTTCTTATTAAGTGTATATTTGCACCTTCCGACTTTAGTTCTAGTATTTTTTTAAACACCTCAATATCCGATTCAGTATAAACACGATTATTACTTTCATTCCTCATAATATTTAATCTATAATCTTGTTCATATTTACGAATTGTAGAT is a window of Alkaliphilus flagellatus DNA encoding:
- a CDS encoding MerR family transcriptional regulator, with amino-acid sequence MDSLYSINDLAQKLGISISTIRKYEQDYRLNIMRNESNNRVYTESDIEVFKKILELKSEGANIHLIRKILAKEDVAHEVPEVIEENNFNLYSIDLFQQQLIKNIDDTMTKKVNSLKEEFDIILDKKLEEQGQRIREQIKAENQELIHYIENYRKEKKSIWTKLFKK